The Tenacibaculum jejuense genome includes a window with the following:
- the glgB gene encoding 1,4-alpha-glucan branching protein GlgB: protein MSKVIAHSLFSDFDINLFKAGKHFRLYEKLGSHIIELDGVEGTYFAVWAPSAKSVSVVGDFNYWTDQEYVLNVRWDASGIWEGFIPKVGKGNLYKYKIHSHNEGIVTEKADPYARRCEHPPKTASVVWDDPYTWDDTKWMKKRKKHNAVDAPYSVYEVHLGSWKKKFNDNNRSLSYVELADELVNYVKEMQFTHVELMPVMEYPYDPSWGYQITGYFAPTSRFGYPEDFKFLIDKFHQNDIGVILDWVPSHFPEDDHGLGFFDGSHLYEHPDRRKGYHPDWKSLIFNYGRNEVKSFLISNAIFWLDQYHVDGLRVDAVASMIFLDYSRNYGEWEPNMFGGNEYLEAIDFLKELNEEVYASFPDVQTIAEESTAFPKISRPTYLGGLGFGMKWMMGWMHDSLKYFKKEPIYRKHHQNDLTFSMTYAFTENFMLPLSHDEVVYGKQSIIGRMPGDEWQKFANLRLLYSYMYTHPGSKLLFMGGEFGQHTEWNFEGSLDWYILEYDFHKGAQDLVRDLNILYKKYPALHEKQFEHDGFEWIAHDDHENSVLSYIRKGKSAEDILITVCNMTPIPRENYRIGLPKKGKLVQVFNSDYKKYGGSGISNKKSIKIEQLNWNNREHSCEITVPPLATVIFKIEA from the coding sequence ATGAGTAAAGTTATAGCGCATAGTTTATTTTCAGATTTTGATATTAATTTATTTAAAGCAGGCAAACATTTCCGATTGTATGAGAAGTTAGGTTCTCATATTATCGAATTAGATGGAGTAGAAGGAACATATTTTGCTGTTTGGGCTCCATCGGCTAAATCTGTTTCAGTAGTTGGAGATTTTAATTATTGGACAGATCAAGAATATGTTTTAAATGTTCGTTGGGATGCTTCTGGTATTTGGGAAGGTTTTATTCCTAAAGTCGGAAAAGGGAACTTATATAAATATAAAATCCATTCTCATAACGAAGGAATTGTCACAGAGAAAGCAGATCCTTATGCTAGAAGATGTGAACATCCACCTAAAACCGCTTCAGTAGTTTGGGATGATCCTTATACATGGGATGATACTAAATGGATGAAGAAAAGAAAAAAACATAACGCAGTCGACGCTCCATATTCTGTTTATGAAGTTCATTTAGGTTCTTGGAAAAAAAAGTTTAACGATAATAACAGATCATTATCTTATGTAGAATTGGCTGATGAATTAGTAAACTACGTAAAAGAAATGCAGTTTACGCATGTCGAGTTAATGCCTGTTATGGAATATCCATACGATCCTTCTTGGGGATATCAAATCACAGGATATTTCGCACCAACTTCACGATTCGGTTATCCAGAAGATTTTAAGTTTCTAATAGATAAATTTCACCAGAATGATATTGGTGTAATTTTAGATTGGGTTCCGTCGCATTTTCCTGAAGATGATCATGGCTTAGGTTTCTTCGATGGTTCTCATTTATATGAACATCCAGATAGAAGAAAAGGATATCACCCTGATTGGAAAAGTTTGATTTTTAATTACGGAAGAAACGAAGTGAAAAGTTTCTTGATTAGTAATGCTATTTTTTGGTTAGATCAATATCATGTAGATGGTTTAAGAGTAGATGCCGTTGCATCGATGATTTTCTTAGATTATTCTAGAAATTATGGAGAGTGGGAACCAAATATGTTTGGTGGAAACGAATATTTAGAAGCCATAGATTTCTTAAAAGAATTGAATGAAGAAGTTTATGCTAGTTTTCCAGATGTACAAACGATTGCGGAAGAGTCTACCGCATTTCCAAAAATATCGAGACCAACATATCTTGGCGGATTAGGTTTTGGTATGAAATGGATGATGGGATGGATGCACGATTCGCTTAAATATTTCAAAAAAGAACCAATCTATAGAAAACATCATCAAAATGATTTGACGTTTAGTATGACCTACGCTTTTACTGAAAACTTTATGTTACCATTATCTCACGATGAAGTTGTGTATGGAAAACAAAGTATAATTGGTAGAATGCCAGGTGATGAATGGCAAAAGTTTGCAAATCTAAGATTACTGTATAGTTACATGTACACACATCCAGGAAGTAAATTGTTATTTATGGGTGGAGAATTTGGTCAACATACAGAATGGAATTTCGAAGGAAGTTTAGATTGGTACATATTAGAATACGATTTTCATAAAGGAGCGCAAGATTTAGTTCGAGATTTAAATATTCTATATAAGAAGTATCCGGCTTTACATGAAAAGCAATTTGAACATGATGGCTTTGAATGGATAGCTCATGATGACCATGAAAATTCAGTTTTAAGTTATATCAGAAAAGGAAAGTCAGCTGAGGATATTTTAATTACAGTATGTAATATGACTCCTATTCCTAGAGAAAATTATAGAATTGGATTACCTAAAAAAGGAAAACTAGTTCAAGTTTTTAATAGTGATTATAAAAAATATGGAGGTAGTGGTATTTCCAACAAAAAAAGTATAAAAATCGAACAATTAAATTGGAATAACAGAGAGCATTCTTGCGAAATTACAGTTCCTCCATTAGCAACAGTAATTTTTAAAATTGAAGCTTAA
- a CDS encoding glucose-1-phosphate adenylyltransferase, with translation MINKKVLAIILGGGQGTRLSPLTDRRSKPAVSIAGKYRLVDIPISNCIHCDIKRMFVLTQFNSASLNRHIKNTYTFSTFSEAFVDIMAAEQTPENKTWFQGTADAVRQSMHHILNHEFEYVLILSGDQLYQMDFDDMLEKHINKKAEISIATLPVNAKDATGFGILKTDEEDYITSFVEKPSADALPGWESEVDDEMKNEDRHYLASMGIYIFNRDLLVELMSNPDTIDFGKEIIPDSIGKNTVLAYQYKGYWTDIGTIASFFEANIGLTDEVPKFDLFNTSKNVLTRPRILPPSKIYGTRLNKAMIADGCIINANTIENSVIGIRSRIGKGSEINNTYMIGANLYQDIEEIEKDKKEGVPYIGVGDNCTIENAIIDKDARIGNDVVIKGGKHLKDVTEDAYVIKDGIVVIRRRAVIPHGFKLQ, from the coding sequence ATGATTAACAAAAAAGTTCTCGCAATTATTTTAGGAGGAGGACAAGGAACAAGATTATCTCCTCTTACAGACAGACGTTCAAAGCCAGCAGTATCTATCGCTGGAAAATACAGATTAGTAGATATTCCAATATCCAATTGTATTCATTGTGATATTAAAAGAATGTTTGTCCTAACGCAGTTCAATTCTGCTTCTTTAAATAGGCATATAAAAAACACCTATACTTTTAGCACTTTCAGCGAGGCTTTTGTCGATATAATGGCTGCAGAGCAAACTCCAGAAAATAAAACTTGGTTTCAAGGTACAGCAGATGCAGTACGTCAATCTATGCACCATATTTTAAATCACGAATTTGAATACGTATTAATTTTATCTGGAGATCAATTATATCAAATGGATTTCGATGATATGTTAGAAAAACATATCAATAAAAAAGCAGAAATTAGTATTGCAACTTTACCAGTTAATGCTAAAGATGCTACGGGATTTGGTATTTTAAAAACAGATGAAGAAGATTATATTACTTCATTCGTAGAAAAACCATCTGCAGATGCACTTCCTGGTTGGGAATCTGAAGTTGATGATGAAATGAAGAATGAAGACAGACATTATCTAGCTTCTATGGGAATTTATATTTTCAATAGAGATTTATTAGTAGAATTAATGTCTAATCCAGATACAATTGATTTTGGAAAAGAAATTATTCCAGATTCAATAGGAAAGAATACAGTGTTAGCATATCAATACAAAGGATATTGGACAGATATAGGAACGATTGCTTCTTTCTTCGAAGCTAATATTGGACTTACTGATGAAGTTCCAAAATTCGATTTATTTAATACTTCAAAAAATGTATTAACTCGTCCGAGAATATTACCACCGTCTAAAATTTATGGAACTAGATTGAATAAAGCCATGATTGCAGATGGTTGTATTATTAATGCAAATACAATTGAAAACTCTGTAATAGGAATTCGTTCAAGAATAGGAAAAGGTAGTGAAATCAATAATACGTATATGATTGGAGCTAATCTTTATCAAGATATTGAAGAAATAGAGAAAGATAAAAAAGAAGGTGTTCCATATATAGGTGTTGGAGATAATTGTACCATTGAAAATGCAATTATTGATAAAGATGCTAGAATTGGAAATGACGTAGTAATAAAAGGAGGAAAACATCTTAAAGATGTTACAGAAGATGCTTATGTAATTAAAGATGGAATTGTAGTGATTCGTAGAAGAGCTGTAATCCCTCACGGATTCAAATTACAATAA
- a CDS encoding glycogen synthase: protein MKILHTSFECYPIAKVGGLADVVGALPKYQRDLKADSIVVMPYYKNSFVQKQKLKEVSNGKLELNDQSYDYNILKFISKKIPFGLYVIQIDNLLDTEAVYGYEDETQRYLGFQLALLDWIINDELEFDVIHCHDHHTSLIPFFINYCNSFKSLEKTPTVLTIHNAQYQGNFSHDKLDLLPEFDFSNVGLLDWYGSVNPLAAGIKCASRVNTVSPSYMEELKQQANGLEGLLRSESEKCVGILNGIDTAIWNPETDKMLKKNYKSTNVVSGKKANKKEICDKYGFDINLPLFGFIGRLVGEKSADLLPLAIKEAIEEHGDINIFVLGSGHEHIEEELIELKELYKGNFNAHIGYDEELSHLVYAGSDFLLMPSRVEPCGLNQMYSLRYGTIPIVRRTGGLKDTVIDIGDGGFGICHDQASVWDICYSIKRAVELFNDTKTFRKIQKQIMKIDHSWTKSAQEYLDLYKSI, encoded by the coding sequence ATGAAAATACTTCACACAAGTTTTGAATGTTATCCAATAGCTAAAGTAGGTGGTCTAGCAGACGTAGTTGGAGCCTTGCCTAAATATCAGAGAGATCTAAAAGCTGATTCTATTGTTGTAATGCCGTATTACAAGAATTCTTTCGTACAAAAACAAAAACTGAAAGAAGTAAGTAATGGTAAATTAGAGCTTAACGATCAAAGTTATGATTATAACATACTAAAGTTTATTTCAAAAAAAATACCCTTTGGATTATATGTTATCCAAATTGATAACCTTTTAGATACTGAAGCTGTTTATGGATATGAAGACGAAACTCAAAGATATCTTGGTTTTCAGTTAGCATTATTAGATTGGATTATAAATGATGAATTAGAATTTGATGTTATTCATTGTCATGATCATCATACATCTTTAATTCCTTTCTTTATTAATTATTGTAATAGTTTTAAATCATTAGAAAAGACACCAACAGTATTAACCATTCATAATGCACAATATCAAGGTAACTTTTCACATGATAAATTAGATCTTTTACCAGAATTTGATTTCTCTAATGTAGGCTTATTAGATTGGTATGGATCAGTTAATCCTTTAGCAGCAGGAATTAAATGTGCTTCAAGAGTAAATACTGTATCTCCATCCTATATGGAGGAGTTGAAACAACAAGCAAATGGACTAGAAGGATTATTACGAAGTGAAAGCGAAAAATGTGTTGGAATTTTAAATGGAATTGATACAGCAATATGGAATCCTGAAACAGATAAAATGTTAAAGAAGAATTATAAATCTACAAATGTTGTTTCTGGGAAAAAAGCTAATAAAAAAGAGATTTGTGATAAATATGGATTTGATATCAATTTACCACTATTCGGTTTCATAGGAAGACTCGTAGGAGAAAAGTCGGCAGATTTACTTCCGCTAGCAATTAAAGAGGCTATTGAAGAACATGGAGATATCAATATTTTCGTTTTAGGTTCTGGTCACGAACATATAGAAGAAGAGTTAATAGAACTAAAAGAATTATATAAAGGTAATTTTAATGCTCATATTGGCTATGACGAAGAATTATCTCATTTAGTTTATGCAGGTTCAGATTTCTTATTAATGCCATCCAGAGTTGAGCCTTGTGGTTTAAATCAAATGTATTCGTTACGATATGGAACTATCCCAATAGTGAGAAGAACAGGCGGATTAAAAGATACAGTAATTGATATTGGAGATGGTGGTTTTGGAATTTGTCATGATCAAGCTTCAGTATGGGATATTTGTTACTCTATTAAAAGAGCAGTAGAACTGTTCAACGACACTAAAACATTCAGAAAAATTCAGAAACAAATAATGAAAATAGATCATTCTTGGACTAAGTCTGCTCAAGAATATTTAGATCTATATAAATCAATTTAA